The sequence CCAAGGCCAGTGCGTGGGCCAAGGACATGCTGGCTACTGGCTGAATTGGTTTAAAGGGAAGCGGGGAGCCCCTCTAGACTGCATCTCCTCCACCGTGGGGACAGTGGCAGAGAGAGAGGCATGGCCCACGGTCAGCCGCGTCCATTCTCAGGGCCCTCCTAATGGTTTCATATCTGTGTAGGTTATGGCCTGAAGAGGGTTGGGGGCTCTGTCCCTTAATATGGTCCTGTTCATTTTCTTCAAAGGACATATCACAACCTGTAgctgtattctttctttctttcttttatgttttctgtttcttcactcAAAATGTGAGCTGTGTAGAGGAAGGGGTTCTTTATCTTGGTCCCAGCACAGGGACCAACACCTGGCACTCAGAAAGCACTCAGAAAACGGATGACCTTGCCCAGGCATGCAGGCCTAAACTGAGGTCCCCTGCATGCAGTCCTCAGGAACCGTCAGTTCTCTTTCTTGAGAATAATTCCCAATTAGTTTGGGGGAGGAGAGCTGGTTCTTGAGATAAACCCTTCAGGAGATAAGCATTGTACAATGACTGTAAAAGGAGGGGAGGTTAGGATGGAGCTGGGGAGATGGGACGGAGCCATGGGAGGCGGGTGTGGGAGAGCTTTTTATGATAGTGAGTCAGCTGGCCCAAGGGGAGGGGTGGTTTGTTAATCATTTTGTTGTGTGGTAAGCTAGGAAGCACAGGATAGCCTGCACCCTCCGTGTGGCCTCAGGAAGAACACCTGATTACCTTGAACATCAGTCTTCTCAGCTGTCAAATGGGCCCTCATTCTGGTGGTGTTTTTCTACCATGTGGGGACTGTCATGAAGCCATGATAAGGTCACCAGTGGGGGTGTTCCAAGTGCATATGAACAATTTTTACTTTGGTAATTTTagtaaaactcctaaaggagttCATCTGTTATTTCCTTCTAGATTTTTCCCACCCTCAGCAGGCGACATGAGCCAGTGCATTGCAAGTTCTGGCCTAAATTTTAGATCCCAAAGACTTTGCCCTCTAGCCAAAGACATGCACCTCCCCACTTACTGGGCCCTGGCTGAGCAAGGAGCTTCTCTTAGAGACCCCCGGGGCTGGGTGAACCGAGAAGGGGGCCTCAcactctgccctcctctccctcagGTACAAGACAGTGGTGACTCCTCGAAGGGCTGTGGTGGCCATCACTGGCTGCTGGATTCTCTCCTTCGTGGTGGGCCTGACGCCCATGTTCGGCTGGAACAACCTGAGCGCGGTGGAGCGGGACTGGCTGGCCAATGGCAGCGTGGGCGAGCCTGTGATTGAATGCCAGTTCGAGAAGGTCATCAGCATGGAGTACATGGTCTACTTCAACTTCTTCGTGTGGGTGCTGCCCCCGCTGCTGCTCATGGTCCTCATCTACATGGAGGTCTTCTATCTGATCCGCAAGCAGCTCAGCAAGAAGGTGTCGGCCTCCTCCGGAGACCCGCAGAAGTACTATGGGAAGGAGCTGAAGATCGCCAAGTCGCTGGCCCTCATCCTCTTCCTCTTCGCCCTCAGCTGGCTGCCCTTGCACATCCTCAACTGTATCACCCTCTTCTGCCCTTCCTGCCACATGCCCAGGATCCTCATATACATCGCCATCTTCCTCTCACACGGCAACTCGGCCATGAACCCCATCGTCTACGCCTTCCGCATCCAGAAGTTTCGAGTGACCTTCCTTAAGATCTGGAATGACCACTTCCGCTGCCAGCCTGCGCCCCCCGTTGATGAGGATGCCCCAGCAGAGAGACCCGATGACTAGACTCCACCCGCCACCCCCCCTTGCCCGCATCTGGGGTGTCTCAGCCCAGGGCTCCCCTCCCTGCTATCCCACTCGTCTCCCTGGTCTCTCCCTGCTGTGGGCTGTGGCTGTGACCCGCCCCTCACGGTCCTGGGGGAGGTTTGGGAGGTCAGTCTATGGGGAGAGAACCAGGTAAcctgagggaaagaggaaagtggcTTGGGCCTCCCCATCTGCCTGATCAACCCAAGGCAGCCCAGTGCCACGGCCTGAGTGGGCCTGAGACCCTGAGACTGCCGTGGGACCACGTAGGCCAGAAGAGCAAGCTCAGCTCCCACAGCAGGCAGGACAGCGGCTTGTCTGACAGGTGCTGGGATTGCAGCCCTGGGACCCAGCTTAAGGAGAGAAGCTCCCTGCCaagacagagagaaggagagaaagtggATGTCCTGGCCTTGTTTTCTCTCCTGTTCTGCAGAAGAAGGTGGCCAGAGCCACTGACAGGCAGGAATCAAGGAGCCTTTAGTCCCCACCTCCCACAACCCTGTGTTCCTGACCATGATGCTTGCCAGGGTGCCTGCTCTCCTCGCCCCCGGGATTCCAAGGTTATACTTGTGAGAGGCAGAAAGAACGGGTCCAGAAATCATTTCCAGTGTTTGCTTCATTCTCCACTAGCCCTTGGTCCCTGAGTGGGAGCTCCATGCTCCCTGGAACTAGTGTGGAATGGCAGGTGTCGGCCTCAGACAGCCACGAGGCAGAAGCATTGAGCCCTGACTCTTGCCCTGAGCATCCCAAGTAAGAGAATGAAGCGTTGCGGCTTGTCATCTGGGCCACCAGCTCTACCAGCTCCTCCAGTCCTCTGTGCTGGGCACCCTCCTAGGTGACACCCCTCTTTGCTGCTTCTGGGGAACTCCAGACCTGTCAACTCTTGGGAACATGCTGCCTGCCTGGGGAGGAGACGAACAAGGGAAAGTGGGCTGCCATGGGCACCGTGGGATGAGTGTGACAGGCTGCTCAGGCCGGAGGAGATGCCCCTCTGGAGTGTGTGGACAGGAAGGTCTTACCAGATTTTAAGTACCCTAAGCACCCCAGGCACTTAGTACTATATTCACGGGCTTTGAGGCTCTGTTGCAGAGTCTAGGCCTTTAGACTAGACCCTTCGGCAAGGGCCTACTCCTGGCCCAAACCAAAGCTCCTCATACAGAGGAGTGAGGGCCCAGGTTCTAAGTGTGAACAGCAACTCCAGGGCTGATTCCAGGCCCTTCCCTCTCTCAGGTGGAATGTCCCCTGGCTCCCAGGGAGGTCACTTGACTAATAAAAGACCGTCAACCCTCATGGAGAATGCACTCCACCACTGAGGGCAACAGGCAACCTCAACAGATAGAAATCAGTGGTGGTGTCTGGGGAGAAATGAAGGGAATCGGGAGGGCATGGAGGCATTTGGAGCAAGGAGGGTTCCAGAGAAGGGTGTGTCTGTTCCTGTAGTTATCCTCTAAGGTCAGCAAACTGAATGTGAAACAAGATCCTAAAAGATCTCATATCTGGAAAACCCCCATGAGATCACGGGTCCCCTCCCACTGGACCTTCCTCACAGTGTCAGAGGTGGAGACTCCATCATGGGGACACATTCAGCCCACCCTCCTGGGGACACAGCGCCCGTCACGCTGACTCTCACTGTCACAGAGGCGCTGCAGCATAACACCAAACACCTTTATTCAAGTGCTTCCCGCCCAGCATACGACTCTTTGCAGGAGAGCTCCGATCTTTGCAACTTCCAGGGCTCCTGGTGTCTAGAAGCCTGTCCAGAGGCCTGCTAGGCCCACTCCCAGCGGAGGGACAGAGGCGAGGCAGGTACCAAGGAGCAAAGCCATCAACTGTCGCTGTGGGGTGAATACCTCGGGCCTCTGAGGCGCTTGATTCTGGGCCTGGAAGCCCTGACCCCTCAGGCCTGTGGCACCTGGCAAAGAACGTTTCACGAGCCCCGCTGGTAGGCAGAGGTGGGAGACGTGCGCCTGCTGAAGAGATGATAAGGGGGAGAAGGCCTCCCTTCCGGGCCCCCCTCCCCTCAGGCCCTAGACCCGCAGCCCGGGCTCCAGCTCTGCCTCCCGCAGCTCTAGGATATACCCTCACCCGTCCAGAACCTCAGATCCACCTGGGAAGGGCAGTCAGGGCATGGTTGTTTCTGCTACTTTTCTGGCTGAGGAAATTATCCCACGGGGATGCCCCAGCCTAAGGTCATTCAGAGTCGGGACTAGACTCTGTCCTGTGCCCGTCCCCTGGATGCCCAAGCCTTCCAGGCCTTGCCAGCATCACCctactgtgctgggtctccagaGCACCACCAGGACTGTGCAGGTATCTTGCCTGTGACTGCAGATTTATACTCAGAGCTGACTGCCACCCTCCCTTCTTAAGCCCACCCCTGCTCCAGGCCTCCACCcccagaggcaggagagggggtgCATGCAGTTACCTTTCTCCTCTTCACAGCTTCCACCAGAGGCTCCTCAGTGTGTGGCTGAGGCTGGGAGAGACCTGAAGGTTAGAGCTCAGGGAGGGGGCGGGTGTCTGCTGGGGACCCAAGTGCAGGGTGGGAGGTAGTGAGTCTCAAGCCCTCACCCAGTGAGCCGTGTGTCTGAGAGGCAGACTCCAGCCCTCCTTTTCCCACATTTGGAAAGTCCTCCTGAGA is a genomic window of Bos indicus isolate NIAB-ARS_2022 breed Sahiwal x Tharparkar chromosome 16, NIAB-ARS_B.indTharparkar_mat_pri_1.0, whole genome shotgun sequence containing:
- the ADORA1 gene encoding adenosine receptor A1 isoform X1; the protein is MPPSISAFQAAYIGIEVLIALVSVPGNVLVIWAVKVNQALRDATFCFIVSLAVADVAVGALVIPLAILINIGPRTYFHTCLKVACPVLILTQSSILALLAIAVDRYLRVKIPLRYKTVVTPRRAVVAITGCWILSFVVGLTPMFGWNNLSAVERDWLANGSVGEPVIECQFEKVISMEYMVYFNFFVWVLPPLLLMVLIYMEVFYLIRKQLSKKVSASSGDPQKYYGKELKIAKSLALILFLFALSWLPLHILNCITLFCPSCHMPRILIYIAIFLSHGNSAMNPIVYAFRIQKFRVTFLKIWNDHFRCQPAPPVDEDAPAERPDD
- the ADORA1 gene encoding adenosine receptor A1 isoform X2 produces the protein MSMVADVAVGALVIPLAILINIGPRTYFHTCLKVACPVLILTQSSILALLAIAVDRYLRVKIPLRYKTVVTPRRAVVAITGCWILSFVVGLTPMFGWNNLSAVERDWLANGSVGEPVIECQFEKVISMEYMVYFNFFVWVLPPLLLMVLIYMEVFYLIRKQLSKKVSASSGDPQKYYGKELKIAKSLALILFLFALSWLPLHILNCITLFCPSCHMPRILIYIAIFLSHGNSAMNPIVYAFRIQKFRVTFLKIWNDHFRCQPAPPVDEDAPAERPDD